One Peromyscus leucopus breed LL Stock chromosome 6, UCI_PerLeu_2.1, whole genome shotgun sequence genomic region harbors:
- the Ecm1 gene encoding extracellular matrix protein 1 isoform X1, with product MGTIPRAALLLACLALASASEGAFKASEQREMTPENLFLHLHEGPLVGYAAPPSPPQTRRPRVDHVETSLHEPLFEEQREVRPPSSPEAIPVQEEEWPAFPKSVESKEVIPLQEEQPPPRGPVEQKEIDPAAGHQEEIVQSSQKEEKPAPFVGQRSPQPRNPAQHCQQGRRGGWGHRLDGFPPGRPSPDNLHQICLPERQHVVYGPWNLPQTGYSHLSRQGETLNLLETGYSRCCRCRSHANRLDCLKLVWEDAMTRFCEAEFSVKTRPHRCCRQRGEARFSCFQEEAPRPNYAPQPCPVPQTGMSSGPQLPFPPGLPTPDNVKNICLLRRFRSVPRHLHATDAIQRQLQALTRLEVEFQVCCLRRGHNHTCARKAWEDTLDQYCDRELAIKTHAHSCCHHPPSPARDECFARRAPYPNYDRDILTLDLSRVTPNLMGHLCGNGRVLSKHKQILGLIQNMTVRCCDLPFPEQACCGEEEKLAFVEELCGPRRNSWRDPASCCDLAPGDEQANCFNANYLRNMALVAGDTGDATSQGEQGPTGGPNVNSAPGSEEEK from the exons ATGGGGACCATACCCAGAGCAGCCTTGCTGTTGGCCTGCTTGgcccttgcttctgcctctgagggaG CCTTCAAGGCCTCAGAGCAGAGGGAGATGACGCCGGAGAACCTCTTCTTGCACCTCCACGAAG GGCCTCTAGTGGGCTATGCGGCACCCCCTTCCCCACCGCAAACCCGGAGACCCCGAGTGGACCACGTTGAAACGTCTCTGCATGAACCTCTCTTTGAGGAGCAAAGGGAAG TGCGGCCCCCTTCATCTCCAGAAGCGATCCCCGTCCAGGAGGAAGAGTGGCCCGCTTTCCCCAAGTCTGTAGAAAGTAAAG AAGTCATCCCCCTGCAGGAAGAGCAGCCCCCTCCCCGAGGCCCTGTGGAGCAGAAGGAAA TAGACCCAGCTGCCGGGCATCAGGAGGAGATAGTCCAGTCCAGCCAGAAAGAGG AGAAGCCAGCCCCCTTCGTGGGCCAGCGCTCCCCACAGCCCCGGAATCCAGCCCAGCACTGCCAGCAGGGCCGGAGAGGTGGCTGGGGCCACCGGCTGGACGGCTTCCCCCCTGGCCGGCCTTCTCCTGACAACCTGCACCAGATCTGCCTTCCGGAGCGCCAGCACGTGGTCTACGGCCCCTGGAACCTGCCGCAGACCGGCTACTCCCACCTCAGTCGCCAGGGAGAGACCCTCAACCTGCTGGAGACCGGATATTcccgctgctgccgctgccgcagCCACGCAAACCGCCTCGACTGTTTGAAGCTCGTG TGGGAGGACGCAATGACCCGGTTCTGTGAGGCCGAGTTCTCGGTCAAGACCCGACCCCACCGGTGCTGCCGACAGCGCGGGGAGGCGCGCTTCTCCTGCTTCCAGGAGGAGGCTCCTCGACCCAACTACGCGCCCCAGCCCTGCCCCGTCCCCCAGACTGGCATGTCCTCGGGGCCCCAGCTGCCTTTCCCCCCGGGGTTGCCCACTCCGGACAATGTCAAAAACATCTGTCTCCTGAGACGCTTCCGCTCCGTGCCGCGCCACCTCCACGCCACCGACGCCATCCAGAGGCAGCTGCAGGCCCTGACCCGGCTGGAGGTGGAGTTCCAGGTGTGCTGCCTCCGCCGGGGCCACAACCACACCTGCGCGCGCAAGGCC TGGGAGGACACCCTGGACCAGTACTGTGACCGGGAGCTGGCCATAAAGACACACGCCCACTCCTGTTGCCACCACCCTCCCAGCCCCGCCCGAGACGAGTGCTTCGCCCGCCGGGCTCCCTATCCCAACTACGACCGGGATATCCTGACCCTTGACCTCAGCCGAGTCACCCCCAACCTCATGGGCCACCTCTGTGGAAATGGAAGAGTTCTCTCCAAGCA TAAACAGATTCTTGGACTGATCCAGAACATGACTGTCCGCTGCTGTGACCTGCCGTTTCCAGAACAGGCCTGCTGCGGTGAGGAAGAG AAACTAGCCTTCGTGGAGGAGCTCTGTGGTCCCCGAAGGAACTCCTGGAGGGATCCTGCCTCCTGCTGTGACCTGGCTCCTGGGGATGAACAAGCCAACTGCTTCAATGCCAACTATCTGAGGAACATGGCTTTGGTGGCTGGGGACACTGGAGATGCCACCAGTCAGGGGGAGCAGGGCCCAACTGGAGGACCAAATGTCAACTCCGCCCCTGGGTCCGAGGAAGAAAAATGA
- the Tars2 gene encoding threonine--tRNA ligase, mitochondrial, which produces MGLCLRWRRLGLPLPGFRSCELHTVHEASVPTPPHWLAERFGLFEELWAAQVKRLASMTQKNPRAIKISLPEGQKVDAVAWDTTPYQLARKISSTLADTAVAAEVNGELYDLERPLETDCHLRFLTFDSPEGKAVFWHSSAHVLGAAAEQQLGAVLCRGPSTESGFYHDFFLRKERTVRSAELPLLERTCEEIIAAAQPFRRLEASRDQLRQLFKDNHFKLHLIEEKVTGPTAIVYGCGMSVDLCRGPHLRHTGQIGALKLLTNSSASWRSSGAPETLQRVSGIAFPKVELLRTWEAWREEAELRDHRRIGKEQELFFFHELSPGSCFFLPRGTRVYNALVAFIRAEYARRGFSEVKTPTLFSTKLWEQSGHWEHYRADMFSLKPPGTNGPDSSQSGHPARCPKDTLALKPMNCPAHCLMFAHRPRSWRELPVRLADFGVLHRAEASGSLGGLTRLWRFQQDDAHIFCAPDQLEAEIRGCLDFLRSVYAVLGFSFHLALSTRPSGFLGEPRLWDQAEQVLQQALEEFGEPWDLNPGDGAFYGPKIDVHLRDALGRPHQCGTIQLDFQLPLRFDLQYKGQAGSLERPVLIHRAVLGSVERMLGVLAESYGGKWPLWLSPVQVVVIPVGTEQEEYARQVQQCLQAAGLVGDLDDADSGLTLSRRVRRAQLAHYNFQFVVGQREQSKRTVNIRTRDNQRLGERGLTESVQRLLELQNARVPNAEEMF; this is translated from the exons ATGGGCCTCTGTCTGAGGTGGCGCCGGCTCGGGCTCCCGCTCCCGGGGTTCCGCAGCTGCGAGCTCCACACAGTGCATGAG gcctctgtgccGACTCCTCCACATTGGTTGGCAGAGCGATTCGGCCTCTTTGAGGAGCTATGGGCCGCTCAGGTGAAAAGGTTAGCAAGTATGACACAGAAGAACCCCCGGGCTATTAAGATCTCACTTCCTGAAGGCCAGAAGGTAGATGCTGTTGCGTGGGACACAACCCCTTACCAACTGGCCCGGAAGATCAG TTCAACACTGGCTGATACCGCAGTAGCTGCTGAAGTAAATGGAGAACTTTATGATCTGGAACGGCCCTTGGAAACAGACTGTCACCTCAGATTCCTGACGTTTGATTCCCCAGAAGGCAAAGCG GTATTCTGGCACTCCAGTGCCCATGTCCTGGGCGCAGCAGCTGAGCAACAATTGGGTGCTGTTCTCTGCCGAGGTCCAAGTACAGAGTCTGGCTTTTACCATGATTTCTTCCTGAGGAAAGAACG GACAGTCCGCAGCGCAGAGTTGCCCCTTTTAGAGCGGACTTGCGAGGAGATCATAGCTGCCGCACAACCATTCCGCAGGCTAGAGGCTTCTCGGGATCAGCTTCGCCAGCTCTTCAAG GACAACCACTTTAAGCTTCATCTGATCGAGGAGAAAGTGACCGGTCCCACAGCAATAGTGTACGG GTGTGGGATGTCAGTTGACCTCTGCCGGGGCCCCCATCTTCGGCACACCGGACAGATCGGGGCACTGAAGCTGCTGACG AACTCCTCTGCCTCGTGGAGGTCCTCAGGAGCTCCGGAGACACTGCAGAGAGTCTCGGGAATTGCTTTCCCCAAGGTGGAGTTACTGAGGACCTGGGAAGCatggagggaggaagcagagttGAGAGACCACAGACGCATCGGGAAG GAACAAGAGCTCTTCTTCTTCCATGAACTGAGCCCAGGGAGCTGCTTCTTCCTGCCACGGGGCACAAGAGTCTATAATGCCCTGGTGGCTTTCATCAGG GCTGAGTACGCCCGCCGTGGTTTCTCAGAGGTGAAAACTCCCACGCTGTTTTCTACAAAACTCTGGGAACAGTCAGGGCACTGGGAGCATTATAGGGCAGACATGTTTTCCCTGAAGCCCCCAGGCACTAACGGTCCCGACAGCTCCCAGAGTGGCCACCCTGCCAGGTGTCCCAAAGACACACTTGCTCTCAAGCCCATGAATTGCCCTGCACACTG CCTGATGTTCGCCCACCGGCCCAGATCCTGGCGGGAACTGCCTGTGCGGCTGGCTGACTTTGGAGTCCTGCACCGTGCCGAGGCCTCTGGCAGTCTGGGAGGATTAACGAGGCTATGGCGCTTCCAACAGGATGATGCTCACATCTTCTGTGCACCAGACCAG CTGGAAGCAGAGATCCGAGGCTGCCTTGATTTTCTCCGATCTGTTTATGCTGTTCTTGGTTTTTCCTTCCACCTGGCTTTATCTACCCGGCCATCTGGCTTCCTAGGGGAGCCTCGCCTATGGGACCAGGCCGAGCAG GTGCTACAACAAGCCTTGGAGGAATTTGGAGAACCCTGGGACCTTAACCCTGGAGATGGCGCTTTCTATGGGCCTAAG ATTGATGTGCACCTCCGCGATGCCCTGGGTCGGCCCCATCAATGTGGAACAATCCAGCTTGACTTCCAGCTGCCACTGAGATTTGATCTGCAGTACAAGGG GCAGGCAGGTTCCCTGGAGCGTCCGGTCCTTATTCACCGAGCAGTGCTTGGCTCTGTGGAAAGGATGTTGGGAGTGCTGGCAGAGAGCTATGGGGGGAAGTG GCCCCTGTGGCTCTCCCCGGTCCAGGTGGTAGTCATCCCTGTAGGGACGGAGCAAGAGGAATACGCAAGGCAG GTCCAGCAGTGCCTACAGGCTGCAGGACTGGTCGGTGACCTCGATGACGCTGACTCTGGACTGACCCTCAGCCGGAGAGTCCGCCGGGCTCAGCTAGCCCACTACAATTTTCAGTTTG TGGTTGGCCAGAGGGAGCAGAGTAAGAGAACAGTGAACATACGGACCCGAGATAACCAGCGGCTGGGGGAGCGAGGCCTGACCGAGTCTGTGCAGAggctgctggagttacagaatgcCAGGGTCCCCAATGCGGAAGAAATGTTCTGA
- the Ecm1 gene encoding extracellular matrix protein 1 isoform X2 has protein sequence MGTIPRAALLLACLALASASEGAFKASEQREMTPENLFLHLHEGPLVGYAAPPSPPQTRRPRVDHVETSLHEPLFEEQREVRPPSSPEAIPVQEEEWPAFPKSVESKEVIPLQEEQPPPRGPVEQKENPAAGHQEEIVQSSQKEEKPAPFVGQRSPQPRNPAQHCQQGRRGGWGHRLDGFPPGRPSPDNLHQICLPERQHVVYGPWNLPQTGYSHLSRQGETLNLLETGYSRCCRCRSHANRLDCLKLVWEDAMTRFCEAEFSVKTRPHRCCRQRGEARFSCFQEEAPRPNYAPQPCPVPQTGMSSGPQLPFPPGLPTPDNVKNICLLRRFRSVPRHLHATDAIQRQLQALTRLEVEFQVCCLRRGHNHTCARKAWEDTLDQYCDRELAIKTHAHSCCHHPPSPARDECFARRAPYPNYDRDILTLDLSRVTPNLMGHLCGNGRVLSKHKQILGLIQNMTVRCCDLPFPEQACCGEEEKLAFVEELCGPRRNSWRDPASCCDLAPGDEQANCFNANYLRNMALVAGDTGDATSQGEQGPTGGPNVNSAPGSEEEK, from the exons ATGGGGACCATACCCAGAGCAGCCTTGCTGTTGGCCTGCTTGgcccttgcttctgcctctgagggaG CCTTCAAGGCCTCAGAGCAGAGGGAGATGACGCCGGAGAACCTCTTCTTGCACCTCCACGAAG GGCCTCTAGTGGGCTATGCGGCACCCCCTTCCCCACCGCAAACCCGGAGACCCCGAGTGGACCACGTTGAAACGTCTCTGCATGAACCTCTCTTTGAGGAGCAAAGGGAAG TGCGGCCCCCTTCATCTCCAGAAGCGATCCCCGTCCAGGAGGAAGAGTGGCCCGCTTTCCCCAAGTCTGTAGAAAGTAAAG AAGTCATCCCCCTGCAGGAAGAGCAGCCCCCTCCCCGAGGCCCTGTGGAGCAGAAGGAAA ACCCAGCTGCCGGGCATCAGGAGGAGATAGTCCAGTCCAGCCAGAAAGAGG AGAAGCCAGCCCCCTTCGTGGGCCAGCGCTCCCCACAGCCCCGGAATCCAGCCCAGCACTGCCAGCAGGGCCGGAGAGGTGGCTGGGGCCACCGGCTGGACGGCTTCCCCCCTGGCCGGCCTTCTCCTGACAACCTGCACCAGATCTGCCTTCCGGAGCGCCAGCACGTGGTCTACGGCCCCTGGAACCTGCCGCAGACCGGCTACTCCCACCTCAGTCGCCAGGGAGAGACCCTCAACCTGCTGGAGACCGGATATTcccgctgctgccgctgccgcagCCACGCAAACCGCCTCGACTGTTTGAAGCTCGTG TGGGAGGACGCAATGACCCGGTTCTGTGAGGCCGAGTTCTCGGTCAAGACCCGACCCCACCGGTGCTGCCGACAGCGCGGGGAGGCGCGCTTCTCCTGCTTCCAGGAGGAGGCTCCTCGACCCAACTACGCGCCCCAGCCCTGCCCCGTCCCCCAGACTGGCATGTCCTCGGGGCCCCAGCTGCCTTTCCCCCCGGGGTTGCCCACTCCGGACAATGTCAAAAACATCTGTCTCCTGAGACGCTTCCGCTCCGTGCCGCGCCACCTCCACGCCACCGACGCCATCCAGAGGCAGCTGCAGGCCCTGACCCGGCTGGAGGTGGAGTTCCAGGTGTGCTGCCTCCGCCGGGGCCACAACCACACCTGCGCGCGCAAGGCC TGGGAGGACACCCTGGACCAGTACTGTGACCGGGAGCTGGCCATAAAGACACACGCCCACTCCTGTTGCCACCACCCTCCCAGCCCCGCCCGAGACGAGTGCTTCGCCCGCCGGGCTCCCTATCCCAACTACGACCGGGATATCCTGACCCTTGACCTCAGCCGAGTCACCCCCAACCTCATGGGCCACCTCTGTGGAAATGGAAGAGTTCTCTCCAAGCA TAAACAGATTCTTGGACTGATCCAGAACATGACTGTCCGCTGCTGTGACCTGCCGTTTCCAGAACAGGCCTGCTGCGGTGAGGAAGAG AAACTAGCCTTCGTGGAGGAGCTCTGTGGTCCCCGAAGGAACTCCTGGAGGGATCCTGCCTCCTGCTGTGACCTGGCTCCTGGGGATGAACAAGCCAACTGCTTCAATGCCAACTATCTGAGGAACATGGCTTTGGTGGCTGGGGACACTGGAGATGCCACCAGTCAGGGGGAGCAGGGCCCAACTGGAGGACCAAATGTCAACTCCGCCCCTGGGTCCGAGGAAGAAAAATGA
- the Ecm1 gene encoding extracellular matrix protein 1 isoform X3 gives MGTIPRAALLLACLALASASEGAFKASEQREMTPENLFLHLHEGPLVGYAAPPSPPQTRRPRVDHVETSLHEPLFEEQREVRPPSSPEAIPVQEEEWPAFPKSVESKEVIPLQEEQPPPRGPVEQKEIDPAAGHQEEIVQSSQKEEKPAPFVGQRSPQPRNPAQHCQQGRRGGWGHRLDGFPPGRPSPDNLHQICLPERQHVVYGPWNLPQTGYSHLSRQGETLNLLETGYSRCCRCRSHANRLDCLKLVWEDTLDQYCDRELAIKTHAHSCCHHPPSPARDECFARRAPYPNYDRDILTLDLSRVTPNLMGHLCGNGRVLSKHKQILGLIQNMTVRCCDLPFPEQACCGEEEKLAFVEELCGPRRNSWRDPASCCDLAPGDEQANCFNANYLRNMALVAGDTGDATSQGEQGPTGGPNVNSAPGSEEEK, from the exons ATGGGGACCATACCCAGAGCAGCCTTGCTGTTGGCCTGCTTGgcccttgcttctgcctctgagggaG CCTTCAAGGCCTCAGAGCAGAGGGAGATGACGCCGGAGAACCTCTTCTTGCACCTCCACGAAG GGCCTCTAGTGGGCTATGCGGCACCCCCTTCCCCACCGCAAACCCGGAGACCCCGAGTGGACCACGTTGAAACGTCTCTGCATGAACCTCTCTTTGAGGAGCAAAGGGAAG TGCGGCCCCCTTCATCTCCAGAAGCGATCCCCGTCCAGGAGGAAGAGTGGCCCGCTTTCCCCAAGTCTGTAGAAAGTAAAG AAGTCATCCCCCTGCAGGAAGAGCAGCCCCCTCCCCGAGGCCCTGTGGAGCAGAAGGAAA TAGACCCAGCTGCCGGGCATCAGGAGGAGATAGTCCAGTCCAGCCAGAAAGAGG AGAAGCCAGCCCCCTTCGTGGGCCAGCGCTCCCCACAGCCCCGGAATCCAGCCCAGCACTGCCAGCAGGGCCGGAGAGGTGGCTGGGGCCACCGGCTGGACGGCTTCCCCCCTGGCCGGCCTTCTCCTGACAACCTGCACCAGATCTGCCTTCCGGAGCGCCAGCACGTGGTCTACGGCCCCTGGAACCTGCCGCAGACCGGCTACTCCCACCTCAGTCGCCAGGGAGAGACCCTCAACCTGCTGGAGACCGGATATTcccgctgctgccgctgccgcagCCACGCAAACCGCCTCGACTGTTTGAAGCTCGTG TGGGAGGACACCCTGGACCAGTACTGTGACCGGGAGCTGGCCATAAAGACACACGCCCACTCCTGTTGCCACCACCCTCCCAGCCCCGCCCGAGACGAGTGCTTCGCCCGCCGGGCTCCCTATCCCAACTACGACCGGGATATCCTGACCCTTGACCTCAGCCGAGTCACCCCCAACCTCATGGGCCACCTCTGTGGAAATGGAAGAGTTCTCTCCAAGCA TAAACAGATTCTTGGACTGATCCAGAACATGACTGTCCGCTGCTGTGACCTGCCGTTTCCAGAACAGGCCTGCTGCGGTGAGGAAGAG AAACTAGCCTTCGTGGAGGAGCTCTGTGGTCCCCGAAGGAACTCCTGGAGGGATCCTGCCTCCTGCTGTGACCTGGCTCCTGGGGATGAACAAGCCAACTGCTTCAATGCCAACTATCTGAGGAACATGGCTTTGGTGGCTGGGGACACTGGAGATGCCACCAGTCAGGGGGAGCAGGGCCCAACTGGAGGACCAAATGTCAACTCCGCCCCTGGGTCCGAGGAAGAAAAATGA